In a genomic window of Prosthecobacter algae:
- the acpP gene encoding acyl carrier protein, producing MTEEIITRKVKKILAALLRLEPEEIEPESELSGDLGADSLELTEFVMALEEEFDVEITDDDAEGILTVEDTVAWLLDHVEGD from the coding sequence ATGACCGAAGAAATCATCACACGAAAAGTCAAAAAGATCCTCGCCGCCCTGCTGCGCCTGGAGCCGGAAGAGATCGAGCCGGAGAGCGAGCTGTCCGGTGACCTGGGGGCCGACAGCCTGGAGCTGACGGAATTTGTCATGGCGCTGGAGGAGGAATTCGATGTGGAGATCACCGATGACGATGCCGAGGGCATCCTGACGGTGGAAGACACGGTGGCCTGGCTGCTGGACCACGTGGAAGGCGACTGA
- a CDS encoding toxin-antitoxin system protein: MALTTKDQACITVDKKIMKEGKKIAKLDRRSFSSYVENLIAKDILRHDRLTKKKTEA, encoded by the coding sequence ATGGCACTCACAACCAAAGACCAGGCCTGCATCACGGTGGACAAGAAGATCATGAAGGAGGGCAAAAAGATCGCCAAGCTCGATCGCCGCTCCTTCTCCTCCTATGTGGAAAACCTCATCGCCAAGGACATCCTCCGCCACGACCGCCTGACGAAGAAAAAGACGGAAGCGTGA
- a CDS encoding PQQ-dependent sugar dehydrogenase → MSRRPLPHAACLALAALLHLGGGVAHAVPEALPGDGLAPEAPLAPPVPALEIPEDTLPGIGLSRLVFDREFDSPVALSTALPDSGGEQILALQRGEFCAVKLDGSGQWRSFLDFRPRMAGIVLFEEGVHGIALHPQFEKNRLFYLSYTQNDPRRTVISEMRATEGEAPTALPETERVLLEIPQPLADHWGGHITFGPDGHLYIALGDGGLRSDPYRLAQNPWVLHGKILRLDVNTRSGRLPYGIPADNPFAHEQTVRPEIFALGFRNPWGLAFDPHTGHLWCADVGQDLWEEINLVKKGANYGWSDRDGPTTPDFHPQPLIPGTATTDPVHAYTRLRGEGLCIVGGHTYRGEKMPALQGMYLFADWGYGTVWGLEMDALNERATRRLVLHRRAESTKLNPTLITPDAEGEPILLSQEGSLYRIEYIEAISAE, encoded by the coding sequence ATGTCGCGCCGCCCTCTGCCCCACGCCGCCTGCCTTGCCCTCGCCGCCCTGCTGCACCTCGGCGGCGGTGTGGCCCATGCCGTGCCCGAGGCCCTGCCGGGCGATGGACTGGCCCCGGAGGCCCCCCTGGCCCCGCCGGTGCCGGCGCTGGAAATCCCGGAGGACACCCTGCCGGGCATCGGCCTCAGCCGCCTCGTCTTCGACCGCGAATTCGACTCGCCCGTGGCCCTCAGCACCGCCCTGCCGGACAGCGGGGGCGAGCAGATCCTGGCCCTGCAGCGCGGGGAGTTTTGCGCGGTGAAACTGGATGGCAGCGGCCAGTGGCGCAGCTTTCTGGACTTCCGCCCGCGCATGGCCGGCATCGTCCTTTTTGAGGAGGGCGTGCACGGCATCGCCCTGCACCCGCAGTTTGAAAAAAACCGCCTATTTTACCTCAGCTACACGCAGAATGATCCGCGCCGCACCGTGATCAGCGAGATGCGAGCCACGGAAGGCGAGGCCCCCACGGCCCTGCCGGAGACGGAGCGCGTGCTGCTGGAGATCCCCCAGCCGCTGGCGGACCACTGGGGCGGCCACATTACCTTCGGGCCGGATGGCCACCTTTACATCGCGCTGGGCGATGGCGGCCTGCGCAGCGATCCCTACCGCCTGGCGCAAAACCCCTGGGTGCTCCACGGTAAGATCCTGCGCCTGGATGTGAACACCCGCAGCGGCCGCCTGCCCTACGGCATCCCGGCGGATAACCCCTTTGCGCACGAGCAGACCGTGCGGCCGGAGATCTTTGCCCTCGGCTTTCGCAATCCCTGGGGCCTCGCCTTTGACCCCCACACCGGCCATCTCTGGTGCGCCGATGTGGGCCAGGACCTGTGGGAGGAGATCAACCTCGTGAAAAAAGGTGCCAACTACGGCTGGAGCGACCGCGACGGCCCCACCACGCCGGATTTCCACCCGCAGCCCCTCATCCCCGGCACCGCCACCACGGACCCCGTGCACGCCTACACCCGCCTGCGTGGCGAGGGCCTGTGCATCGTGGGCGGCCACACCTACCGGGGCGAAAAAATGCCCGCTCTCCAGGGCATGTACCTCTTTGCCGACTGGGGCTACGGCACCGTCTGGGGCCTGGAGATGGATGCGCTGAACGAGCGCGCCACACGCCGCCTGGTGCTGCACCGCCGCGCCGAATCCACCAAGCTGAACCCCACCCTCATCACCCCCGATGCCGAGGGCGAGCCCATCCTCCTCTCCCAGGAAGGCAGCCTCTACCGCATCGAATACATCGAGGCCATCTCCGCCGAGTAG
- a CDS encoding NYN domain-containing protein, with protein MPSISYLLVDGHSVMHAWPELKREQRNASRRHLARLELMKRLRTYQDMSGKQVVVVFDGTHSQRSEEREPEGLQVIYAEAATTADMLLERLANRYAKLHPMQVVSADGMVRETILACGADWTSPEMLKTMCEDAERALGEAIRKRR; from the coding sequence ATGCCTTCGATTTCTTACCTGCTTGTGGACGGTCACAGCGTGATGCACGCCTGGCCGGAGCTGAAGCGTGAGCAGCGCAACGCCAGCCGCCGGCACCTGGCGCGGCTGGAGCTGATGAAACGCCTGCGCACCTACCAGGACATGAGCGGCAAGCAGGTGGTGGTGGTCTTTGATGGCACGCACTCCCAGCGCAGCGAGGAGCGCGAACCCGAGGGCCTGCAGGTGATCTATGCGGAGGCGGCGACGACGGCGGACATGCTGCTGGAGCGCCTGGCCAACCGCTACGCTAAGCTGCACCCCATGCAGGTGGTCTCTGCCGATGGCATGGTGCGCGAGACCATCCTGGCCTGCGGGGCGGACTGGACCAGCCCGGAGATGCTGAAGACGATGTGCGAGGATGCCGAACGCGCCCTGGGCGAGGCGATCCGCAAACGGAGGTGA
- a CDS encoding tetratricopeptide repeat protein, which translates to MRCYDLPRLMIFLPLLGAVAAFGQGVPRAIPVEEDEVQKPIPRAIPVDPSTMPAQPGQPAAPAQPAQPPAPPKPKSPDQDLIDYANMIYDRGEFAIAAQSFGQYLQNYPSGAQVPLALFRIGECYMKQNQLKVAEAYYTEVVSRYPNSDGAPSAAYRLGAMRFNAKDFEESARQFAFAESKSPLPQVRLAAAYNRARAYQMLSDGKRQVAALQSVLAVTTENPYREAGLLMLGTLYLAEDKKAEALPLFQELLKLSKDNAVLSEASVKAAVLYAETGKPDEAVPLFEKALSYPETTPVNRSISLVGVVQALFAKGDYDGVIDNYNRNSGVLPEGETRPKMLLLVGNAYRMKKAYARAVEVYLMIEEGYPGSDQAFEAGYWKLYCFYLLDDKDLGDFATAFIQRHLQTRSQHEFLNLARLIRADFYFNKGEYAKAAESYVEVQIEKLPVKLQPGTLFNKGWALAEAARHQEAVGAFTQFLAEHPAHEFKPKALARRGLAYREAKDLPKAVGDFQRVVKEFTNSDAAEIAYLQLGLIAMEQRDPKAMVAAFEMLVKKYPRSQAAGQAWYGIGRGYFDQKDWDKAIPALQKAIETDKAANLDRASQMLMLASYAQQNMDALSTVIDDYRKANPNANIPPNVVSWLGLKLYDAKQYARSTKYLTLATTPETPENTDPRVWNYLGMANLETKEYEAAIKATDHFLAVTPESAVRARSLMTKGRALLGLGKIEDAEKVAQEGLGFAKDGKPQALLLILEGDVALAAGEKLEKAGDANAALEKYKAAAGKFMYPAQFFDDEEVTPEAMDKAARALDKAGQAAKADEFRKLLKERYPRYGVK; encoded by the coding sequence ATGCGCTGTTACGATCTGCCACGACTGATGATTTTCCTGCCTTTGCTGGGGGCCGTTGCGGCCTTTGGCCAGGGGGTGCCCCGCGCCATCCCGGTGGAGGAGGACGAGGTGCAAAAGCCGATCCCACGGGCGATCCCGGTGGACCCTAGCACGATGCCTGCGCAGCCCGGCCAGCCCGCCGCCCCGGCCCAGCCTGCGCAGCCACCCGCGCCGCCGAAGCCGAAGTCGCCAGACCAGGACCTGATCGACTACGCGAACATGATCTATGACCGCGGGGAATTCGCCATCGCGGCGCAGTCCTTTGGCCAGTATCTGCAAAATTATCCCTCCGGCGCACAGGTGCCGCTGGCGCTGTTCCGCATCGGCGAGTGCTACATGAAGCAGAACCAGCTCAAGGTGGCGGAGGCGTATTACACAGAAGTCGTTAGCCGCTACCCGAACTCGGACGGTGCGCCCTCGGCGGCGTATCGCCTGGGGGCCATGCGATTCAATGCGAAAGACTTTGAGGAGTCGGCGCGGCAGTTTGCCTTTGCGGAGTCGAAGTCGCCCCTGCCACAGGTGCGGCTGGCGGCGGCCTACAACCGAGCGCGTGCCTACCAGATGCTTTCCGATGGCAAGCGGCAGGTGGCGGCGCTGCAGTCCGTGCTGGCGGTGACGACGGAAAATCCGTACCGCGAGGCAGGGCTGCTGATGCTGGGCACGCTGTATCTGGCGGAGGACAAAAAGGCGGAGGCGCTGCCGCTTTTCCAAGAGCTGCTGAAGCTGAGCAAGGACAACGCCGTGCTTTCCGAGGCCAGCGTAAAGGCCGCCGTGCTGTATGCGGAGACGGGTAAGCCAGATGAGGCAGTGCCCCTGTTTGAAAAGGCGCTGAGCTACCCAGAAACCACGCCGGTGAACCGCAGCATCTCCCTGGTGGGTGTGGTGCAGGCGCTGTTTGCCAAAGGCGACTACGATGGCGTGATCGACAATTACAATCGCAACTCCGGCGTGCTGCCGGAGGGCGAAACGCGGCCGAAGATGCTGCTGCTGGTGGGCAATGCCTACCGCATGAAAAAGGCCTATGCCCGTGCGGTGGAGGTGTACCTCATGATCGAGGAAGGCTACCCCGGCAGTGACCAAGCCTTCGAGGCCGGCTACTGGAAGCTGTACTGCTTTTACCTGCTGGATGACAAGGACCTGGGCGACTTTGCGACGGCCTTTATCCAGCGCCACCTGCAGACGCGCAGTCAGCATGAGTTCCTGAATCTGGCGCGGCTGATCCGGGCGGACTTTTACTTTAACAAAGGCGAGTACGCGAAGGCGGCAGAGAGCTATGTGGAGGTGCAGATTGAAAAGCTGCCGGTGAAGCTGCAGCCGGGCACGCTTTTCAACAAAGGCTGGGCCCTGGCGGAGGCGGCTCGCCATCAGGAAGCCGTGGGCGCTTTCACCCAGTTCCTGGCGGAGCACCCCGCGCATGAGTTCAAGCCGAAGGCCCTGGCCCGGCGCGGTCTGGCCTATCGCGAGGCGAAGGATCTGCCGAAGGCCGTGGGCGACTTTCAGCGCGTGGTGAAGGAGTTCACCAACTCCGATGCGGCGGAAATTGCCTACTTGCAGTTAGGACTCATCGCCATGGAGCAGCGGGATCCGAAGGCCATGGTGGCGGCCTTTGAGATGCTGGTGAAGAAGTATCCCCGCAGCCAGGCGGCTGGGCAGGCGTGGTATGGCATCGGTCGCGGTTACTTCGACCAGAAGGACTGGGACAAGGCCATCCCGGCGCTGCAAAAGGCCATCGAGACGGACAAGGCGGCGAACCTGGACCGCGCCAGCCAGATGCTGATGCTGGCCTCCTACGCGCAGCAAAATATGGACGCCCTCAGCACCGTCATCGACGACTATCGCAAGGCGAACCCGAATGCGAACATCCCGCCGAATGTGGTTTCCTGGCTGGGACTGAAGCTCTATGACGCGAAGCAGTATGCGCGCTCGACGAAGTATCTGACGCTGGCCACCACGCCGGAAACGCCTGAAAATACGGACCCCCGCGTGTGGAACTACCTGGGCATGGCCAACCTGGAAACGAAGGAGTACGAGGCGGCCATCAAGGCCACGGATCATTTCCTGGCCGTGACGCCCGAGAGCGCGGTGCGTGCCCGCAGCCTGATGACGAAGGGCCGGGCGCTGCTGGGCCTGGGCAAGATCGAGGATGCGGAAAAGGTGGCGCAGGAAGGGCTGGGCTTTGCCAAAGACGGCAAACCGCAGGCGCTGCTGCTGATCCTGGAAGGCGATGTGGCCCTGGCCGCCGGCGAGAAGCTGGAGAAGGCGGGCGATGCTAACGCCGCGCTGGAGAAGTACAAGGCGGCGGCGGGCAAGTTCATGTATCCCGCGCAGTTTTTTGACGATGAAGAAGTGACCCCGGAAGCCATGGACAAGGCCGCCCGCGCCCTGGATAAAGCCGGTCAGGCCGCCAAGGCGGACGAGTTCCGCAAGCTGCTGAAGGAGCGCTATCCGCGATATGGGGTGAAGTAG
- a CDS encoding biopolymer transporter ExbD, with protein MNFRKQHSIEPTPMQLAPLVDVLFLLVIFFAVTSHYAKNEQVLDISVPAADEKEDKKEEIRNVGEIVVNIKSGGEIIVNGQTLTEEELLVKLKNITSIYKDQAVILRGDQVADFQYIINVLNACQKAGIYNIAFATQKPETETPK; from the coding sequence ATGAACTTTCGCAAACAGCATTCCATCGAACCCACGCCCATGCAGCTCGCGCCGCTGGTGGATGTGCTGTTCCTGCTGGTGATCTTTTTTGCCGTGACCTCGCACTACGCGAAGAACGAGCAGGTGCTGGACATCAGCGTGCCGGCGGCGGATGAGAAGGAGGACAAGAAGGAGGAGATCCGCAACGTGGGCGAGATCGTGGTGAACATCAAATCCGGCGGCGAGATCATCGTCAATGGCCAGACGCTGACGGAGGAGGAGCTGCTGGTGAAGCTGAAGAACATCACTTCCATTTACAAAGACCAGGCCGTGATCCTGCGTGGGGATCAGGTGGCTGATTTCCAATACATCATCAATGTGCTGAATGCCTGCCAGAAGGCGGGCATCTACAACATCGCCTTTGCCACGCAAAAGCCGGAGACGGAAACCCCGAAGTAA
- a CDS encoding MotA/TolQ/ExbB proton channel family protein, producing MTWLAPVAQAQTATPAAPAARPMVTVPGEPAPGAAVTTVTAAEDPENPFANALTLKGFIDSTGVMAYPLIVLSMITAFLIVLFAFTVRQGTVVSDAFMNSADALIRKQDYLGLLAVCNRRNECIARITAKTLDFATRNPTASFEEVKEVTEAEGNRQSSLLLARIAYLGDVGAVAPMLGLLGTTLGMITTFHAISGKEYGGSNQLGLAQGVSEALLCTASGLVIGIPALIFYAIFRGKVNRLICEMEAATTHLMALLAVQYKRAARAVVNRTGE from the coding sequence ATGACATGGCTGGCCCCTGTGGCGCAGGCCCAAACGGCGACCCCAGCGGCCCCTGCGGCCCGGCCAATGGTGACCGTGCCCGGTGAACCTGCCCCCGGGGCGGCGGTGACGACGGTGACGGCGGCGGAGGATCCGGAAAACCCTTTTGCCAATGCGCTGACGCTGAAGGGCTTCATCGATAGCACGGGCGTGATGGCCTACCCACTGATTGTTCTTTCCATGATCACGGCGTTTCTCATCGTGCTGTTCGCCTTCACGGTGCGGCAGGGCACGGTGGTGAGCGATGCCTTCATGAACTCGGCGGATGCTCTGATCCGCAAGCAAGATTACCTGGGGCTGCTGGCGGTGTGCAATCGCCGCAATGAGTGCATCGCCCGCATCACGGCGAAGACGCTGGACTTTGCGACGCGGAACCCGACGGCGAGCTTTGAAGAGGTGAAGGAAGTGACGGAGGCGGAGGGCAATCGCCAGTCCAGCCTGCTGCTGGCACGCATCGCCTACCTGGGCGATGTGGGTGCGGTGGCACCGATGCTGGGGCTGCTGGGCACGACGCTGGGGATGATCACCACCTTCCACGCGATCTCGGGCAAGGAATACGGCGGGTCTAACCAGCTAGGGCTGGCCCAGGGGGTGTCTGAGGCGCTGCTGTGCACGGCCTCGGGCCTGGTGATCGGCATCCCGGCACTGATTTTCTACGCCATCTTCCGTGGCAAGGTGAACCGCCTGATCTGCGAGATGGAGGCGGCAACCACGCACCTGATGGCCCTGCTGGCCGTGCAGTACAAGCGGGCGGCCCGCGCGGTGGTGAACCGCACTGGGGAGTAA
- a CDS encoding sugar phosphate isomerase/epimerase — translation MFFRIALTLTALALAISPQTQAQEKKFTASPGLQLYSLRSSFKLKGVPRTLDSVKSFGITNVELAGTYGLSAEAFKQELSSRGLKAVSAHFPYARWKNEPEAVAQEAKALGLEYAGCAWADHKAPMDEPQARDIAATFNKAGAALAKEGITFFYHLHGFEFRPWKDGETLADLIIKETDPKNVKFQMDVLWVVFPGQDPVKLLEKYAGRWDLMHLKDLKKGVATGDLSGKTDVENDVTLGTGQMNWPAILAAAEKVGVKYYFIEDESSISEKQIPASVQFLGNVKW, via the coding sequence ATGTTTTTCAGAATTGCTCTCACCCTCACCGCCCTGGCTCTCGCCATCAGCCCTCAGACGCAGGCCCAGGAAAAGAAATTCACCGCCAGCCCCGGCCTGCAGCTTTACAGCCTGCGCTCCAGCTTCAAGCTCAAGGGCGTGCCCCGCACCCTGGACAGCGTGAAATCCTTCGGCATCACCAATGTCGAGCTCGCCGGCACCTACGGCCTCAGCGCCGAAGCCTTCAAGCAGGAGCTCAGCAGCCGCGGGCTCAAAGCCGTCAGCGCCCACTTCCCCTACGCCCGCTGGAAAAACGAGCCCGAAGCCGTCGCCCAAGAGGCCAAGGCCCTGGGCCTGGAATACGCCGGCTGCGCCTGGGCCGATCACAAGGCCCCCATGGATGAACCCCAGGCCCGCGACATCGCCGCCACCTTCAACAAAGCCGGTGCCGCCCTGGCCAAAGAAGGCATCACTTTCTTTTACCACCTCCACGGCTTCGAATTCCGGCCCTGGAAAGACGGCGAAACCCTCGCCGACCTCATCATCAAGGAGACCGACCCCAAAAATGTGAAATTCCAGATGGACGTCCTCTGGGTCGTCTTCCCTGGCCAGGACCCCGTGAAGCTGCTGGAAAAATACGCCGGTCGCTGGGACCTCATGCATCTCAAGGACCTCAAAAAAGGCGTCGCCACCGGCGACCTCTCCGGCAAGACCGACGTGGAAAACGACGTCACCCTCGGCACCGGCCAGATGAACTGGCCCGCCATCCTCGCCGCTGCTGAAAAAGTCGGCGTGAAGTACTACTTCATCGAAGACGAAAGCTCCATCTCCGAAAAACAGATCCCCGCCAGCGTCCAGTTCCTGGGCAATGTGAAGTGGTAG
- a CDS encoding putative molybdenum carrier protein translates to MTPTFPITILSGGQTGVDRGALDAALDLGFPCGGWCPPGRLDEEGTIPDRYPLREMAQGGYKARTLQNLKEADGTLIVHFGDLEGGTELTVFHCMQSRRPYRLIDGWEITPDRAAELALDFVQRRHLRTLNVAGPRASRRAEAQAYAYTMIRGLLERLAEKAEMGARVDG, encoded by the coding sequence ATGACTCCTACTTTTCCGATCACCATCCTTTCCGGCGGCCAGACGGGCGTGGACCGGGGCGCGCTGGATGCGGCCCTGGATCTGGGCTTTCCCTGCGGGGGCTGGTGCCCGCCCGGCAGGCTGGATGAGGAGGGGACCATCCCGGACCGCTACCCGCTGCGGGAGATGGCCCAGGGCGGCTACAAGGCGCGGACGCTGCAAAATCTGAAGGAGGCCGATGGCACGCTGATCGTCCACTTTGGCGATCTGGAGGGCGGCACGGAGTTGACGGTGTTTCACTGCATGCAGTCGCGGCGGCCCTATCGGCTGATCGATGGCTGGGAGATCACGCCGGACCGGGCGGCGGAGCTGGCGCTGGATTTTGTGCAGCGTCGGCACCTGCGCACCCTGAATGTGGCCGGTCCCCGCGCCAGCCGCCGGGCGGAGGCGCAGGCCTATGCGTACACGATGATACGCGGGCTGCTGGAGAGGCTGGCGGAAAAAGCAGAAATGGGGGCAAGGGTTGATGGTTGA